Proteins encoded by one window of Bacillus rossius redtenbacheri isolate Brsri chromosome 3, Brsri_v3, whole genome shotgun sequence:
- the LOC134531230 gene encoding uncharacterized protein LOC134531230 has translation MGEQAFNIKFVNEVEKHPELYNYKLKGYSKKDVTDKAWNDVAKEVQLTVNECKEKWKNLRSVFVRHIKPPPSGSSSKNKKPYYLSEAMKFTLPFIKTLGTPSGNLPEVINEQNLEHSSSDPTQNTEDVAAEEEEYISDNAILTTTPQLSLPSPMLPNTDFSQEHAHHSQQMTHDPFSNPKDNLSKRKKQTVTEVDKSFMEYMNAKKRKLESNSNDDRQVKKSFLLSLLPEIEPLTDAQMKSFRRRVLQLIDDITNPKDMHQHVPAYQQTPTYSYSVSTHSSLATDNASICSSPGNQTIPQKVQDTETQQYFEVIQETLQYEQEHNVM, from the exons ATGGGCGAGCAGGcgtttaatatcaaatttgtaaACGAAGTTGAGAAACACCCAGAACTCTATAACTACAAGTTGAAAGGGTATTCAAAAAAGGATGTGACTGACAAAGCATGGAATGATGTCGCAAAAGAAGTGCAACTCACAG TTAACGAAtgcaaagaaaaatggaaaaatctccGTTCAGTTTTTGTCCGTCACATAAAGCCACCTCCAAGTGGTTCAAGTTCCAAAAATAAGAAACCATATTATCTATCGGAGGCAATGAAATTTACCCTACCATTCATAAAAACGCTTGGTACACCATCGGGGAATTTGCCAGAAGTCATCAATGAACAAAACCTGGAACACAGTTCATCTGACCCAACACAAAATACGGAAGACGTTGCGGCTGAAGAGGAGGAATATATCTCAGATAACGCAATACTAACTACAACACCACAACTTTCCCTTCCTTCACCTATGCTGCCAAATACTGACTTCTCGCAAGAACATGCTCATCATTCCCAACAAATGACTCATGATCCCTTTTCCAACCCAAAAGATAATTTATCAAAGCGTAAAAAGCAAACAGTGACGGAAGTGGACAAGTCCTTTATGGAATACATGAAtgcaaagaaaaggaaacttgaatcgAATTCAAACGATGATAGGCAAGTAAAAAAGTCGTTTCTTCTAAGCCTTTTACCAGAAATCGAACCTTTGACAGATGCACAAATGAAATCATTCCGACGTAGGGTTCTGCAGCTTATTGATGACATCACGAATCCAAAAGACATGCACCAACACGTACCAGCTTACCAACAGACCCCAACTTACTCCTACAGTGTTTCCACGCATTCATCGTTGGCTACAGATAATGCTTCAATTTGTTCGTCGCCTGGAAATCAAACTATTCCACAGAAAGTACAAGATACTGAAACGCAACAGTATTTTGAAGTCATCCAAGAGACTTTACAATATGAGCAGGAACATAATGTGATGTGA